In the genome of Gammaproteobacteria bacterium, the window CGCTAACCAATAAGGGCTGGCCAGAAAATAAGAATATACTGCGACGACCCCATATTTTTTTATTCGCCTTGATGGCTAACGCTTTAAACATAGCGTTATCGGCATCAACGCACGCCACTTGTAAATCACTGCGTAACACCGAGTGATCACGAAACAAAAGCTCGCCTAAAGGCTTGCGCCTAAGGCGTGACAAACGTCGCCCTGCGCCATGCAAAGTACGGTTGGGTATAATGGTGCGAGCAAAGATCAAGGGGGTTTGATCACAGTACAGTATAACTTCGCGACGTAGCGCCCGCTGCGTATCTGGCATTAATAATAGACGCCGCTCATTGAGCTGAGCACGTGCCCAACCATGCCGCACGATTTTCAAATGAAAACGACCGCGACAATATGATTGCACTTTGCGAGTCAAGGAATCTGTCGTTAATACCCAGTCACGCAAGGCCACAGGAATTTCATCAGCACGATCCAGATCATACCAATGCGGTTCTTGTTTGTGTTTCCCCCAACGTATTTGCACTGCTTATCTCGTTATTGTTGACTGTTCGGTGCTACACAGCGGCAAAGTCTTGCGCCTGACCCAACCAGCGCTGTAATAGCTGCGACACAACGGCAGGATAGTTTGACAATAATTCATCAGCAACAACTCGAATATCATCCAGCATGGCTTCGCCGGAATCGAATCTGGCATCGAGTCGCGCCACACGCAAACGCATATCGCCTGTTTGACGCACGCCTAATAATTCGCCAGGGCCACGCAATTCGAGATCTTTTTGTGCGATGGCGAACCCATCGTTGGTCTTACGCATAATAGTCAGCCGCGAACGCGCGCTTTGCGAAAGCGTGCCATGATACATCAACACACAGTGACTTTTCTGCTCACCACGACCAACGCGTCCACGTAGCTGATGTAACTGAGACAAACCCAAGCGCTCGGCATTTTCGATAATCATTAAGCTGGCATT includes:
- a CDS encoding chorismate lyase — translated: MQIRWGKHKQEPHWYDLDRADEIPVALRDWVLTTDSLTRKVQSYCRGRFHLKIVRHGWARAQLNERRLLLMPDTQRALRREVILYCDQTPLIFARTIIPNRTLHGAGRRLSRLRRKPLGELLFRDHSVLRSDLQVACVDADNAMFKALAIKANKKIWGRRSIFLFSGQPLLVSEFFLPALNHL